One Labilithrix sp. DNA window includes the following coding sequences:
- the pdxH gene encoding pyridoxamine 5'-phosphate oxidase: MNLPDIAAIRTDYVRAGLVESDLDPSPTVQIKKWVADAVAAGHPEPTAMALATVSASGEPSNRIVLLKGVDDGLVFFTNYESAKGKDLAANPRAAATLFWVLLERQIRVVGSVTKVTRAESEDYFRSRPYESRIGAWASAQSTVLADRATLEQKVAALKTQYPDDVPLPPFWGGYRLIPDRVELWQGRPSRLHDRLQYTRTPPTWHLTRLSP, encoded by the coding sequence ATGAACCTGCCGGACATCGCTGCGATCCGTACGGATTACGTGCGCGCGGGCCTGGTCGAGAGCGACCTCGACCCATCGCCCACGGTTCAGATCAAGAAGTGGGTGGCGGACGCGGTCGCGGCGGGTCATCCGGAGCCGACCGCGATGGCGCTCGCGACCGTGAGCGCGAGCGGAGAGCCGTCGAACCGCATCGTCCTGTTGAAGGGCGTCGACGACGGCCTCGTGTTCTTCACGAACTACGAGTCGGCGAAGGGCAAGGACCTCGCCGCGAACCCCCGCGCCGCGGCGACGCTGTTCTGGGTGCTGCTCGAGCGCCAGATCCGCGTGGTCGGCTCCGTGACGAAGGTGACGCGCGCGGAGTCGGAGGACTACTTCCGATCACGCCCCTACGAGAGCCGCATCGGCGCCTGGGCATCGGCGCAGAGCACGGTGCTCGCCGATCGCGCGACGCTGGAGCAGAAGGTCGCCGCGCTGAAGACGCAGTACCCCGACGACGTCCCGCTCCCCCCGTTCTGGGGCGGCTACCGCCTCATCCCCGATCGCGTCGAGCTCTGGCAAGGCCGCCCCAGCCGCCTCCACGATCGCCTGCAATATACACGCACCCCCCCCACCTGGCACCTCACCCGCCTCTCCCCATAA
- a CDS encoding M20/M25/M40 family metallo-hydrolase: protein MIDWKAESATCVELLRDLIRVPTVNRGTSDAGDANERVACELLADHLSKHGVDAKIVEKKKGRGNLIARVKGTGKKPPLLLNAHLDVVEADAGAWKHDPFSAEIHDGYVWGRGAIDMKHMAAMSTCALALLKRREEPLDRDVIFAAVADEENGCALGSSYLVDDHADEIRAEYMLGEIGAFSLHLFGKTFYPVQVAEKGVCWVRAEYRGAPGHGSMPDPESAVLKLARAIERLGRARLPMHPTAVVRGFVEGLAKELPVPHKHVLKRLTTPQVAALILDYLIRDPSQRRSFGALLSNTASPTVMRAGSKVNVIPGRASIEIDGRTLPGQTQEAFLAELRDALGDAPASLEVIHSLPAVEASPATPLFEHLAATLRRNDPTGTPLPYMIPGFTDAKAYARLGTICYGFAPVRFDPTHEISFSAMYHGHDERVPVEGLGWGLRVLFEAISGFRA, encoded by the coding sequence ATGATCGACTGGAAGGCCGAGAGCGCCACCTGCGTCGAGCTGCTCCGCGACCTGATCCGCGTCCCGACCGTGAACCGCGGGACGAGCGACGCCGGGGACGCGAACGAGCGCGTCGCGTGCGAGCTCCTCGCCGATCACCTCTCGAAGCACGGCGTCGACGCGAAGATCGTCGAGAAGAAGAAGGGGCGCGGGAACCTCATCGCGCGCGTGAAGGGCACCGGCAAGAAGCCGCCGCTCCTCTTGAACGCCCACCTCGACGTGGTGGAGGCGGACGCGGGGGCGTGGAAGCACGACCCGTTCTCGGCCGAGATCCACGACGGCTACGTCTGGGGCCGCGGCGCGATCGACATGAAGCACATGGCGGCGATGAGCACGTGCGCGCTCGCGCTGCTGAAGCGCCGCGAGGAGCCGCTCGATCGCGACGTGATCTTCGCCGCGGTCGCGGACGAGGAGAACGGCTGCGCGCTCGGGAGCAGCTACCTCGTCGACGACCACGCCGACGAGATCCGTGCAGAGTACATGCTCGGGGAGATCGGCGCGTTCTCGCTCCACCTGTTCGGCAAGACCTTCTACCCGGTGCAGGTCGCGGAGAAGGGCGTGTGCTGGGTCCGCGCCGAGTACCGCGGCGCGCCCGGCCACGGCTCGATGCCCGATCCCGAGAGCGCGGTGCTCAAGCTCGCGCGCGCGATCGAGCGGCTCGGCCGCGCGCGCCTGCCGATGCACCCGACCGCGGTCGTGCGCGGCTTCGTCGAGGGCCTCGCGAAGGAGCTGCCGGTCCCGCACAAACACGTGCTGAAGCGGCTGACGACGCCGCAGGTCGCGGCGTTGATCCTCGACTACCTGATCCGCGATCCGTCGCAGCGCCGATCGTTCGGGGCGCTCCTCTCGAACACCGCGTCGCCGACGGTGATGCGCGCCGGATCGAAGGTGAACGTCATCCCGGGACGCGCGTCGATCGAGATCGACGGGCGCACGCTGCCGGGCCAGACGCAGGAGGCCTTCCTCGCCGAGCTGCGCGACGCGCTCGGCGACGCGCCGGCTTCGCTCGAGGTGATCCACTCGCTCCCGGCGGTGGAGGCCTCCCCCGCGACGCCGCTCTTCGAGCACCTCGCCGCCACGCTGCGCCGGAACGATCCGACCGGCACGCCGCTCCCGTACATGATCCCGGGCTTCACCGACGCGAAGGCGTACGCCCGGCTCGGCACGATCTGCTACGGCTTCGCCCCCGTCCGCTTCGACCCCACCCACGAAATCAGCTTCAGCGCGATGTACCACGGGCACGACGAGCGGGTGCCCGTGGAAGGCCTCGGGTGGGGCCTACGTGTCCTTTTCGAGGCGATTTCGGGCTTTCGCGCCTGA
- a CDS encoding sigma-54-dependent Fis family transcriptional regulator has product MLVADDDSAMASMLADGLGDLGYDVTTATDAAAAMKLVADPAVDVVVTDLRMPEVDGIELLAASKRAAPERPVLVMTAFGAIDTAVESLRKGAHHYLLKPFKVAELDLFIKRALEEVVLRQETRTWKRAFGDRYGKGALIAASDAMQEVRELTLRVADAGVSVLLTGETGTGKGLVARFLHAQSRRASGPFVPVNCAALPDNLLESELFGHVKGAFTGAVANRSGLFVEADGGTLFLDEIGDMAPSLQAKLLDVLERGAVRAVGATREREVDVRIVAATHRDLAERVASGQFREDLLYRLEGIAIAIPPLRQRKDDIPQLILRFVEEARSTSPGAVVERIGPEAMARLIDHPWPGNVRELQNAVARIVLLGRTPEAGVADLPKSITERPMAKRSAIDFGDEIIPVRELQRRYAAWALERAGGKKSLACEKLDIDVKTLNKWLASDERDD; this is encoded by the coding sequence GTGCTCGTCGCGGACGACGACTCCGCGATGGCGAGCATGCTCGCCGACGGCCTCGGCGATCTCGGCTACGACGTGACGACCGCGACCGACGCGGCGGCGGCGATGAAGCTCGTCGCCGATCCGGCGGTGGACGTCGTCGTGACGGATCTCCGGATGCCGGAGGTCGACGGCATCGAGCTGCTCGCGGCGAGCAAGCGCGCCGCGCCGGAGCGGCCCGTCCTCGTGATGACCGCGTTCGGCGCGATCGACACCGCAGTGGAGTCGCTGCGGAAGGGCGCGCACCACTACCTCCTCAAGCCGTTCAAGGTCGCGGAGCTCGACCTCTTCATCAAGCGCGCGCTCGAGGAGGTCGTCCTCCGGCAGGAGACGCGCACGTGGAAGCGCGCGTTCGGCGATCGCTACGGCAAGGGCGCGCTGATCGCCGCGAGCGACGCGATGCAGGAGGTGCGTGAGCTCACGCTCCGCGTCGCCGACGCCGGCGTCTCGGTGCTGCTCACCGGCGAGACCGGGACCGGCAAGGGCCTCGTCGCGCGCTTCCTCCACGCGCAGAGCCGGCGCGCGAGCGGGCCGTTCGTCCCCGTGAACTGCGCCGCGCTGCCGGACAACCTCCTCGAGAGCGAGCTCTTCGGCCACGTGAAGGGCGCGTTCACCGGCGCGGTCGCGAACCGGAGCGGCCTCTTCGTCGAGGCCGACGGCGGGACGCTGTTCCTCGACGAGATCGGCGACATGGCGCCCTCGCTCCAGGCGAAGCTCCTCGACGTGCTCGAGCGCGGCGCGGTGCGCGCGGTCGGCGCCACGCGCGAGCGCGAGGTCGACGTGCGCATCGTCGCGGCGACCCACCGCGACCTCGCCGAGCGCGTCGCGAGCGGCCAGTTCCGCGAGGACCTCCTCTATCGGCTCGAGGGGATCGCGATCGCGATCCCGCCGCTCCGCCAGCGGAAGGACGACATCCCGCAGCTCATCCTCCGCTTCGTCGAGGAGGCGCGGAGCACGAGCCCGGGCGCCGTCGTCGAGCGGATCGGCCCCGAGGCGATGGCGCGGCTCATCGACCATCCGTGGCCCGGCAACGTCCGCGAGCTCCAGAACGCCGTCGCGCGCATCGTGCTCCTCGGCCGGACGCCGGAGGCGGGCGTGGCCGACCTCCCGAAGTCGATCACCGAGCGACCGATGGCGAAGCGCTCCGCGATCGACTTCGGCGACGAGATCATCCCGGTGCGCGAGCTTCAACGCCGGTACGCGGCGTGGGCGCTGGAGCGGGCGGGCGGCAAGAAGTCGCTCGCGTGCGAGAAGCTCGACATCGACGTGAAGACACTCAACAAGTGGCTCGCGAGCGATGAGCGAGACGACTGA
- a CDS encoding TolC family protein has translation MVLPAGGRSSLLALTVVLASGSAQAAPETSETSAPSEAGPRAVTLEEALALARKDHPSIAAARLRVVAAARDADVPAANWLPRAGAFAQVVGASVNNSTTTQIGVATVDIPRIGATLLREDPSFHLYPSTMLALGVRQQIYDFGRTAAEQAAAALATEVEKARAAGTLLDVDFFVAQAHYAVLAARAVDDAAKNAFDRAASQRDFARANVTSGMRPPIELTRAEADVARYEAGMMRARGALRVARSVLAAAVGAGDIELDAAGAPQPAGPLPALADLLRRAEKTPLVREANARVAAQRGETKRLETQTRPTVFGTAAVNGRGGGAPPNAGPELTGDGWVPLVPNYDLGVVLAWPILEPAWSRRADASRERELALDAETRRVVIEQRAAIATAWQDADVATSALTALERGADAAKANYDQADNRFRVGLGTSTELADAQALRTESEIQLAIGRFQSDRARLVLARATAEAK, from the coding sequence ATGGTTCTTCCGGCCGGAGGCCGCTCTTCGCTGCTCGCGCTCACGGTCGTGCTCGCGTCCGGGAGCGCCCAGGCCGCGCCCGAAACGTCGGAGACGTCCGCGCCGAGCGAAGCGGGGCCGCGCGCCGTCACGCTCGAGGAGGCGCTCGCGCTCGCGCGCAAGGATCATCCGAGCATCGCCGCGGCGCGCCTGCGCGTGGTCGCGGCGGCGCGGGACGCCGACGTCCCCGCCGCGAACTGGCTCCCCCGCGCCGGCGCCTTCGCGCAGGTCGTCGGCGCTTCGGTGAACAACAGCACGACGACGCAGATCGGCGTCGCCACCGTCGACATCCCGCGCATCGGCGCGACGCTCCTGCGCGAGGACCCGAGCTTCCACCTCTACCCGTCGACGATGCTCGCGCTCGGCGTCCGCCAGCAGATCTACGACTTCGGTCGCACCGCGGCGGAGCAGGCCGCGGCCGCGCTCGCGACCGAGGTCGAGAAGGCCCGCGCGGCGGGCACCCTCCTCGACGTCGACTTCTTCGTCGCGCAGGCGCACTACGCGGTGCTCGCGGCGCGCGCGGTCGACGACGCCGCGAAGAACGCGTTCGATCGCGCGGCGAGCCAGCGCGACTTCGCGCGGGCGAACGTCACGAGCGGCATGCGCCCGCCGATCGAGCTCACGCGCGCGGAGGCCGACGTCGCGCGCTACGAGGCAGGCATGATGCGCGCTCGCGGCGCGCTCCGCGTCGCGCGCTCCGTCCTCGCCGCCGCGGTCGGCGCCGGCGACATCGAGCTCGACGCCGCCGGCGCGCCGCAACCGGCCGGCCCGCTCCCCGCCCTCGCCGATCTGCTCCGCCGCGCGGAGAAGACGCCCCTCGTCCGCGAGGCGAACGCGCGCGTCGCGGCGCAGCGCGGCGAGACGAAGCGGCTCGAGACCCAGACGCGGCCGACGGTGTTCGGGACCGCGGCCGTGAACGGGCGCGGCGGCGGCGCTCCTCCGAACGCGGGGCCGGAGCTCACCGGCGACGGCTGGGTCCCGCTCGTCCCGAACTACGACCTCGGCGTCGTGCTCGCGTGGCCGATCCTCGAGCCGGCGTGGAGCCGCCGCGCGGACGCATCACGCGAGCGCGAGCTCGCCCTCGACGCCGAGACGCGACGCGTCGTGATCGAGCAACGCGCCGCGATCGCGACCGCGTGGCAAGACGCCGACGTCGCGACCTCGGCGCTCACCGCGCTCGAGCGCGGCGCCGACGCGGCGAAGGCGAACTACGACCAGGCCGACAACCGCTTCCGCGTCGGCCTCGGGACGAGCACGGAGCTCGCCGACGCGCAGGCGCTCCGCACCGAGTCCGAGATCCAGCTCGCGATCGGACGTTTCCAGAGCGACCGCGCGCGCCTCGTCCTCGCCCGCGCGACCGCGGAGGCGAAATGA
- a CDS encoding bifunctional phosphoribosyl-AMP cyclohydrolase/phosphoribosyl-ATP diphosphatase HisIE, with product MTFDLRASLRFAPHDGGVSLLPVVAQDHLTGEVRMLAWASPEAVERTLATGKATFWSRSRRELWTKGETSGNVLAVRSVLVDCDEDALIYVVRAAGPTCHTGAATCFFRRLGPKGVSDEEVSATTALARLDAVLEARRAATAAKSYTKSLYDGGAAKIGAKLREEADELASAVEAESDDRVVSEAADVLFHAMVALRSRGLGVEAVLAELERRAGTSGHDEKSSRFLGDTPRRP from the coding sequence ATGACGTTCGATCTCCGCGCCTCTCTCCGCTTCGCGCCGCACGACGGCGGCGTCTCGCTGCTCCCGGTCGTCGCGCAGGACCACCTCACCGGCGAGGTCCGCATGCTGGCGTGGGCGAGCCCGGAGGCGGTGGAGCGGACGCTCGCGACGGGGAAGGCCACGTTCTGGAGCCGCTCGCGGCGGGAGCTCTGGACGAAGGGCGAGACGAGCGGGAACGTCCTCGCGGTCCGGTCGGTGCTCGTCGATTGCGACGAGGACGCGCTCATCTACGTCGTCCGCGCCGCCGGGCCGACCTGCCACACCGGCGCGGCGACCTGTTTCTTTCGGCGGCTCGGCCCGAAAGGCGTGAGCGACGAAGAGGTCTCCGCGACGACGGCGTTGGCCCGCCTCGACGCCGTCCTCGAGGCGCGCCGCGCGGCGACGGCGGCCAAGAGCTACACGAAGAGCCTCTACGACGGCGGGGCGGCGAAGATCGGGGCCAAGCTCCGCGAGGAGGCGGACGAGCTGGCGTCGGCGGTCGAAGCGGAGAGCGACGACCGCGTCGTCTCCGAGGCCGCGGACGTGCTCTTTCATGCGATGGTCGCCCTCCGATCGCGCGGGCTCGGCGTCGAAGCCGTGCTCGCGGAGCTCGAGCGCCGGGCCGGAACGTCGGGCCACGACGAGAAGTCTTCGCGTTTTCTTGGGGACACCCCCCGCCGCCCGTAA
- a CDS encoding roadblock/LC7 domain-containing protein: MSNPQMVMYEEEFNQIQVVVDRLVRDANAKVVFIVDKNGQLIAAAGDIDNVDTTSLASLTAGNIAATGGMAKLLKENEFATQFHEGEKANIHIQLVGNRVILVVIFDSRSSLGLVRLRVKKASEELNHIFEALLKKVQEPGTDSPFAEITDEDIDNLFND; encoded by the coding sequence ATGAGCAATCCCCAGATGGTGATGTACGAGGAGGAGTTCAATCAGATCCAGGTGGTCGTAGACCGTCTGGTTCGCGATGCGAACGCCAAGGTCGTGTTCATCGTCGACAAGAACGGCCAGCTCATCGCGGCCGCCGGCGACATCGACAACGTCGACACGACGAGCCTCGCCTCCCTCACCGCCGGCAACATCGCCGCGACGGGCGGCATGGCCAAGCTCCTCAAGGAGAACGAGTTCGCGACTCAGTTCCACGAGGGCGAGAAGGCCAACATCCACATCCAGCTCGTCGGCAACCGGGTCATCCTGGTCGTCATCTTCGACTCCCGCTCGAGCCTCGGCCTCGTCCGCCTCCGCGTGAAGAAGGCGTCCGAGGAGCTCAACCATATCTTCGAGGCCCTCCTCAAGAAGGTGCAGGAGCCGGGCACCGACAGCCCGTTCGCCGAGATCACCGACGAGGACATCGACAACCTCTTCAACGACTGA
- a CDS encoding gliding-motility protein MglA — MSFINYMAREINCKLVYYGPGLCGKTTNLQYIYERTNPDAKGKMISLATETERTLFFDFLPLSLGEIRGFKTRFHLYTVPGQVFYDASRKLILKGVDGVVFVADSQIERTEANLESVENLRTNLAEQGYSLDKLPYVVQYNKRDLPNVASLDELRQMLNPTNVPDFEAVARTGVGVFDTLKSVAKLVLTELKKGS; from the coding sequence ATGAGCTTCATCAACTACATGGCCAGGGAGATCAACTGCAAGTTGGTCTATTACGGGCCTGGTCTCTGCGGGAAGACCACGAACCTGCAGTACATTTACGAGCGCACGAACCCGGACGCGAAGGGCAAGATGATCAGCCTCGCGACGGAGACCGAGCGCACGCTCTTCTTCGACTTCCTCCCGCTCTCGCTCGGCGAGATCCGCGGGTTCAAGACGCGCTTCCACCTGTACACCGTCCCCGGTCAGGTCTTCTACGACGCGTCCCGCAAGCTGATCCTGAAGGGCGTCGACGGCGTCGTCTTCGTCGCGGACTCGCAGATCGAGCGCACCGAGGCGAACCTCGAGTCGGTCGAGAACCTCCGCACGAACCTCGCGGAGCAGGGCTACTCGCTCGACAAGCTCCCGTACGTCGTCCAGTACAACAAGCGCGATCTCCCGAACGTCGCGAGCCTCGACGAGCTCCGTCAGATGCTCAACCCGACCAACGTGCCCGACTTCGAAGCGGTCGCGCGCACCGGCGTCGGCGTGTTCGACACGCTCAAGTCCGTCGCCAAGCTCGTCCTGACCGAGCTCAAGAAGGGCAGCTGA
- a CDS encoding GAF domain-containing protein, whose product MQQPALVEKMSKLFAELQADNRVDDVVTQPHPLLIAASRDDLMVILAPAAVWERGKDLLKPFAKRFAESTAMMILLGMPAGAELQQMMNRGLASIVSAEPSKDELFLAGMRAFELLEAKGRAESRGKWLNRYRYELGELINIARAMTTERDVNKLLGVILEKCRFVTGADAGSIYVVEAAPEDTRSSQPPPALGGKKDSAPPPSISMMVRGPMLRFKLSQNDSVAYDSSEFVMPISNRSIAGSVVLAKKPINIEDAYEIPVGTGYGFDRRFDEKIGYRTKSMLTVPLVSQRDEVIGVIQLINKKKDPEKRLYTKDDFDEQVVPFDDRSEELLGMVAAQAGVSLENTILYDEIKRLFDGFVKASVEAIESRDPTTSGHSRRVADLTVALAKVVDAESSGPYKDAHFSREDLRELEYASLLHDFGKIGVREKVLVKAKKLYDESLSLIRARFDFVARSLEADILRRKLAIVERGGSKGELERLDKEHAERRAELDAAWETIEHANEPTVLAAGDFAKIEHLAKETYFDLRGEMKFLLEPQDAVALSVKRGSLTPAEYDEITSHVVHTFKFLSNIPWGKSFRRVPLIAGAHHERVNGTGYPNRLRAEEIPVQSKMMSISDIYDALTASDRPYKKAVPVERAVDILEYGVKDQHLDPELVRIFKDARVWELATPKRD is encoded by the coding sequence ATGCAGCAGCCCGCGCTCGTCGAAAAGATGTCGAAGCTCTTCGCGGAGCTCCAAGCGGACAACCGCGTCGACGACGTCGTGACCCAGCCCCATCCGCTCCTCATCGCCGCGAGCCGCGACGACCTCATGGTCATCCTCGCCCCCGCCGCGGTGTGGGAGCGAGGCAAGGACCTCCTCAAGCCGTTCGCGAAGCGCTTCGCCGAGTCGACCGCGATGATGATCCTCCTCGGCATGCCCGCCGGCGCCGAGCTGCAACAGATGATGAACCGCGGGCTCGCGAGCATCGTCTCCGCCGAGCCCTCCAAGGACGAGCTGTTCCTCGCCGGCATGCGCGCCTTCGAGCTGCTCGAGGCGAAGGGGCGCGCGGAGAGCCGCGGGAAATGGCTGAACCGCTATCGCTACGAGCTCGGCGAGCTCATCAACATCGCGCGCGCGATGACGACCGAGCGCGACGTGAACAAGCTCCTCGGCGTCATCCTCGAGAAGTGCCGCTTCGTCACCGGCGCGGACGCGGGGAGCATCTACGTCGTCGAGGCCGCGCCGGAGGACACGCGCAGCTCGCAGCCGCCGCCGGCCCTCGGCGGCAAGAAGGACAGCGCGCCGCCGCCGAGCATCAGCATGATGGTCCGCGGGCCGATGCTGCGTTTCAAGCTCTCGCAGAACGACTCCGTCGCCTACGACTCGAGCGAGTTCGTGATGCCGATCTCGAACCGCTCCATCGCCGGCAGCGTCGTCCTCGCGAAGAAGCCGATCAACATCGAGGACGCCTACGAGATCCCGGTCGGCACCGGGTACGGCTTCGACCGCCGCTTCGACGAGAAGATAGGGTACCGCACGAAGTCGATGCTCACGGTGCCGCTCGTCTCGCAGCGCGACGAGGTCATCGGCGTCATCCAGCTCATCAACAAGAAGAAGGACCCCGAGAAGCGGCTCTACACGAAGGACGACTTCGACGAGCAGGTCGTCCCGTTCGACGATCGGAGCGAGGAGCTCCTCGGCATGGTCGCCGCCCAGGCCGGCGTCTCGCTCGAGAACACGATCCTCTACGACGAGATCAAGCGCCTCTTCGACGGCTTCGTGAAGGCGAGCGTCGAGGCGATCGAGTCGCGCGACCCGACCACGAGCGGTCACTCCCGCCGCGTCGCCGACCTCACCGTCGCCCTCGCCAAGGTCGTCGACGCGGAGTCGAGCGGCCCCTACAAAGACGCCCATTTCTCGCGCGAGGACCTCCGCGAGCTCGAGTACGCGAGCCTCCTCCACGACTTCGGCAAGATCGGCGTCCGCGAGAAGGTGCTCGTGAAGGCGAAGAAGCTCTACGACGAGAGCCTCTCCCTCATCCGCGCGCGCTTCGACTTCGTCGCCCGCTCGCTCGAGGCCGACATCCTCCGGCGCAAGCTCGCGATCGTGGAGCGCGGCGGCTCGAAGGGCGAGCTCGAGCGGCTCGACAAGGAGCACGCCGAGCGCCGCGCCGAGCTCGACGCGGCGTGGGAGACGATCGAGCACGCGAACGAGCCGACCGTCCTCGCAGCCGGCGATTTCGCCAAGATCGAGCACCTCGCCAAAGAGACGTATTTCGATCTCCGGGGCGAGATGAAGTTCCTCCTCGAGCCGCAGGACGCCGTCGCGCTCAGCGTGAAGCGCGGCTCGCTCACGCCGGCGGAGTACGACGAGATCACGAGCCACGTCGTCCACACCTTCAAGTTCCTCTCCAACATCCCGTGGGGCAAATCGTTCCGCCGCGTGCCGCTCATCGCCGGCGCGCACCACGAGCGCGTGAACGGCACCGGCTACCCGAACCGCCTCCGCGCGGAGGAGATCCCGGTCCAGTCCAAGATGATGAGCATCTCGGACATCTACGACGCCCTCACCGCGAGCGATCGCCCCTACAAAAAGGCCGTCCCCGTCGAGCGTGCGGTCGACATCCTCGAGTACGGCGTGAAGGACCAGCACCTCGATCCCGAGCTCGTGCGCATCTTCAAGGACGCGCGGGTGTGGGAGCTCGCGACGCCGAAGCGGGACTGA